A genome region from Panicum virgatum strain AP13 chromosome 4K, P.virgatum_v5, whole genome shotgun sequence includes the following:
- the LOC120704903 gene encoding tetraspanin-7-like, which translates to MVRCSNGLLGLLNAGVLVLAVVALGGGAWLSHRASTDCERFLERPVIALGVLLLALSLAGLAGALCRASCLLWLYLLALFLLIVLLFAFTIFAFVVTNRGAGWVVSGRGYKEYRLGDYSTWLQRRVENDGNWAKIRSCIQDGKVCQKLGDRKETVTQFVNSNLSPIQSGCCKPPTGCNFTYQSETFWIKPAGFNTTTDDPDCTTWSNDPTTLCYDCMACKAGVLANLKNDWKKIATVNIVFLIFLIVVYSVGCCAFRNNRQDNSYPAWK; encoded by the exons ATGGTGCGGTGCAGCAACGGCCTTCTGGGCCTCCTGAACGCGGGCGTGCTggtcctcgccgtcgtcgcgctgggcggcggcgcgtggctgAGCCACCGCGCGTCCACCGACTGCGAGCGGTTCCTCGAGCGGCCCGTCATCGCGCTGGGCGTGCTCCTCCTCGCGCTCTCCCTCGCGGGCTTGGCGGGGGCGCTTTGCCGCGCGTCCTGCCTCCTCTGGCTCTACCTCCTCGCGCTCTTCCTCCTCATCGTGCTCCTCTTCGCATTCACCATCTTCGCCTTCGTCGTCACCAACCGCGGCGCCGGGTGGGTCGTCTCCGGCAGGGGGTACAAGGAGTACCGCCTCGGGGACTACTCCACctggctgcagcggagggtcGAGAACGACGGGAATTGGGCCAAGATCCGGAGCTGCATCCAGGACGGCAAGGTCTGCCAGAAGCTTGGGGACAGGAAGGAGACGGTCACCCAGTTCGTCAACAGCAACCTCTCCCCGATCCAG TCTGGATGCTGCAAGCCACCGACCGGCTGCAACTTCACCTACCAGAGCGAGACTTTCTGGATCAAACCTGCTGGCTTCAACACTACCACCGATGATCCCGACTGCACCACATGGTCGAATGACCCAACCACGCTCTGCTATGACTGCATGGCGTGCAAGGCCGGCGTGCTCGCCAACCTGAAGAACGACTGGAAAAAGATTGCCACCGTCAACATTGTCTTCCTGATCTTCCTCATCGTAGTCTACTCTGTGGGGTGCTGCGCGTTCAGGAACAACCGGCAGGACAACTCGTACCCGGCCTGGAAGTAA
- the LOC120704904 gene encoding proteinaceous RNase P 1, chloroplastic/mitochondrial-like, whose amino-acid sequence MRVAAAAAGGLRPTAATLLLFSPPHQHRRLLSLHRRATQHLPFARRRRDSYSTATVAAPIPKQEDAGGAGGEAEGKATRRRRARDSPEGNLRHQLDMCSRNADLTTALRLYDAALSADSPVPLSLHHYNCLLYLCSNAAASDPDSSAAAARRGFDIFARMEANGVQPNEATLTSVARLAAATRDPAMAFSVVRRMATAGIPPRLRSYGPALFAYCEAKDADGAQQVEAHMDASGVVPEEPELAALLRVNADKGRADEVYRLLHRTRVLVRQVCDTTAQVVEAWFRSDAASEAGVDKWDPRKVKEGVIKGGGGWHGQGWLGKGPWSVDWSEMDKNGTCQRCGERLVCIDIDPSETENFANSLTELAIKREVKDDFLGFQSWLRRHGPFDAVIDAANVGLYNSKSFSFSQVNSVVNAIQRVTKSKKLPLIILHRNRVNGGNAKAPYNQKILESWRKAGALYATPPGSNDDWYWLYAAVSCQSLLVTNDEMRDHLFQLLGTSFFPRWKEKHQVRLTFSGSGPTLHLPPPYSIVIQESVDGSWHVPTTTGDDIEKPRQWICSTRKSSK is encoded by the exons atgcgtgtcgccgcggcggcggcggggggcctCCGCCCCACGGCAGccaccctcctcctcttctccccgCCGCACCAGCACCGACGCCTCCTAtcgctccaccgccgcgccacccAGCACCTCCCCttcgcccgccggcgccgcgactCGTACTCCACCGCCACGGTCGCCGCCCCGATCCCGAAGCAggaggacgccggcggcgccggaggcgaAGCGGAAGGCAaggccacccgccgccgccgcgcccgcgactCCCCCGAGGGTAACCTCCGCCACCAGCTCGACATGTGCTCCCGCAACGCCGACCTCACCACCGCCCTCCGCCTCTACGACGCCGCCCTCTCCGCGGACTCCCCCGTCCCGCTCTCCCTCCACCACTACAACTGCCTGCTCTACCTATGCtccaacgccgccgcctccgaccccgacagctccgccgccgccgcccggcgcggCTTCGACATCTTCGCCAGGATGGAGGCCAACGGCGTCCAGCCCAACGAGGCCACCCTCACCAGCGtcgcgcgcctcgccgccgccacgcgcgaCCCGGCCATGGCCTTCTCCGTCGTCCGCCGCATGGCCACTGCGGGCAtcccgcctcgcctccgctccTACGGCCCTGCCCTCTTCGCCTACTGCGAAGCCAAAGACGCCGACGGGGCCCAGCAGGTCGAGGCCCATATGGACGCCTCCGGCGTCGTGCCTGaggagcccgagctcgccgcgctgctccgCGTCAATGCGGATAAGGGCAGGGCCGATGAGGTGTACAGGCTCCTGCACAGGACGCGCGTTCTCGTCAGGCAGGTCTGCGACACGACCGCCCAGGTCGTCGAGGCCTGGTTCCGGTCCGACGCGGCGTCGGAAGCAGGGGTGGACAAGTGGGATCCCAGGAAGGTCAAGGAGGGCGTGATcaagggtggcggcggctggcATGGCCAGGGATGGCTTGGCAAGGGGCCATGGAGCGTTGACTGGAGCGAGATGGACAAGAACGGGACTTGCCAACGCTGTGGGGAGAGGCTTGTCTGCATAGACATTGATCCATCGGAGACTGAGAACTTTGCGAATTCCCTCACTGAACTGGCCATCAAGCGTGAGGTCAAGGATGATTTCCTTGGCTTTCAG AGCTGGCTACGCCGCCATGGACCATTTGATGCTGTTATAGATGCTGCTAATGTAGGCCTTTACAATAGTAAATCTTTCAGTTTTTCTCAG GTGAACTCTGTTGTAAATGCTATACAGAGAGTAACTAAATCAAAGAAGTTGCCACTGATTATTTTGCACAGGAACCGTGTAAATGGTGGTAATGCAAAAGCTCCATACAACCAGAAGATTCTAGAGAGTTGGAGGAAAGCTGGAGCTTTGTATGCTACCCCTCCTGGTTCCAATGATGATTG GTATTGGCTGTATGCAGCTGTCAGTTGCCAATCATTGCTTGTTACAAATGATGAGATGCGAGACCACTTGTTTCAACTACTTGGCACTAGTTTCTTTCCCAGGtggaaagagaaacatcag GTCAGACTAACTTTCTCGGGGAGTGGCCCTACTCTTCATTTACCGCCTCCTTATTCAATTGTTATTCAG GAATCTGTAGATGGAAGCTGGCATGTACCAACGACAACTGGTGATGATATTGAAAAGCCGCGGCAGTGGATCTGCTCTACAAGAAAATCTTCCAAGTAG
- the LOC120704905 gene encoding transcription factor IBH1-like 1 encodes MRGPSAAGKGAVASFKGDLLRNLLRGLRARSFDAMSLQERKRAVKCSADVAMAKARGAAAGGARARWPKAVLAAAAAAAAASSSSSPAATCEARRSRFERVVVRRCVGAKRVRRGCYAAAKNAAAAASSDVARRLVRRRTMALRKVIPGGDAARDEAALLREAVDYVVHLRAQVDVLRRVSAAAAAVQRSAILRDPTQSMGQS; translated from the exons ATGCGAGGCCCTAGCGCCGCGGGCAAAGGCGCCGTGGCCTCCTTCAAGGGAGACCTGCTCAGGAACCTGCTGCGGGGCCTCCGGGCGCGCTCCTTCGACGCCATGAGCCTCCAGGAGCGGAAGCGCGCCGTCAAGTGCTCCGCCGACGTGGCCATGGCaaaggcgcgcggcgcggcagccggcggcgcccgcgcgaGGTGGCCAAAGGCcgtcctggcggcggcggcggcggcggccgctgcctCGTCCAGTTCCAGCCCCGCCGCCACATGCGAGGCGAGGAGGAGCAGGTTCGAGAGGGTGGTCGTCAGGAGATGCGTCGGCGCGAAGAGGGTGAGGAGAGGATGCTACGCTGCTGCAAagaatgcggcggcggcggcgagcagcgacgtCGCGAGGAGGCTGGTGAGGAGGCGGACCATGGCGCTCAGGAAGGTGATTCCCGGAGGGGACGCCGCCAGGGACGAGGCCGCGCTGCTCCGCGAGGCCGTGGACTACGTCGTCCACCTGCGCGCCCAGGTCGACGTGCTCCGCCGcgtctcggcggcggcggcggccgtgcagCGATCCGCCATCCTCCG GGATCCTACTCAGAGTATGGGACAATCGTAG